The Glycine soja cultivar W05 chromosome 6, ASM419377v2, whole genome shotgun sequence genome has a window encoding:
- the LOC114416651 gene encoding polygalacturonase-like, which yields MKFTIITIFFSLFLVDFGFAQQGDLDISRFGGKPNSDISQAFLSAWTQACASTTAVKIVIPAGTYQMGAVDVKGPCKAPIEVQVDGTIQAPTNVVNLKGADQWLKVQHVNSFTLSGKGVFDGQGPTAWKQNDCTTNKNCKMLCMNFGFNFLNNSIVRDLTSKDSKNFHVNVLGCNNMTFDGFKISAPAESPNTDGIHIGRSTDVKVLNTNIATGDDCISLGDGNKNITVQNVNCGPGHGISVGSLGRYDNEEAVEGLLVKNCTLNNTDNGLRIKTWPSTPLTITVTDMHFEDITMENVSNPVIIDQEYCPWNQCSKKNPSKIKISKVSFKNIKGTSGTKEGVIFICSSVAPCEGVEMTDVDLTFNGAATTAKCANVKPVITGKAPTCAA from the exons atgaAGTTCACTATaatcacaatatttttttctttatttctagtCGACTTTGGTTTTGCACAACAAGGGGATCTTGACATATCAAGATTTGGAGGAAAACCGAATTCAGATATAAGCCAG GCTTTCTTAAGTGCCTGGACTCAAGCATGTGCATCAACAACTGCTGTCAAAATTGTGATTCCAGCTGGCACATATCAAATGGGTGCAGTTGATGTAAAAGGTCCTTGCAAGGCTCCTATTGAGGTTCAAGTTGATGGAACAATTCAAGCACCTACAAACGTAGTTAACCTTAAGGGGGCAGACCAATGGTTAAAGGTTCAACATGTTAACTCTTTCACCCTGTCAGGGAAAGGAGTTTTTGATGGTCAAGGTCCAACTGCTTGGAAACAAAATGATTGTACAACAAACAAGAACTGCAAGATGCTTTGCATG AATTTCGGTTTTAATTTCCTCAATAATTCAATTGTCCGTGACCTTACTTCCAAGGATAGCAAAAACTTTCATGTGAATGTTTTGGGGTGCAACAATATGACATTTGATGGGTTTAAAATTAGTGCCCCAGCAGAGAGTCCCAACACCGATGGGATCCACATTGGAAGATCCACAGATGTGAAGGTTCTTAATACAAACATTGCTACTGGAGATGACTGTATCTCATTGGGTGATGGTAACAAAAATATAACTGTCCAAAATGTGAACTGTGGACCTGGTCATGGCATTAGTGTTGGAAGCCTTGGGAGGTACGATAATGAAGAGGCCGTTGAAGGTCTTCTAGTTAAGAATTGCACTTTGAACAATACAGATAACGGTCTGAGGATTAAGACTTGGCCTAGCACGCCATTAACAATTACAGTTACTGATATGCATTTTGAAGATATTACCATGGAAAATGTTTCGAACCCTGTCATCATAGACCAAGAGTATTGTCCATGGAACCAGTGCTCCAAAAAG AATCCGTCAAAAATCAAGATAAGCAAGGTTTCCTTCAAAAACATTAAGGGCacttcaggaactaaagaaggAGTGATTTTTATTTGTAGTAGTGTTGCACCATGTGAGGGTGTAGAGATGACTGATGTTGATCTCACATTCAATGGAGCTGCAACAACAGCTAAATGTGCTAACGTCAAGCCCGTAATAACAGGAAAAGCTCCTACTTGTGCAGCCTAG